From a region of the Butyrivibrio sp. AE3004 genome:
- a CDS encoding acyl carrier protein, with protein MSRQEILDQVLNMVAMAYKKEVSELSETTSFKTDLNGASVQMVALVSEIENELDVALMLADVSACETISDLIDLIEEEM; from the coding sequence ATGAGCAGACAGGAAATTTTAGATCAGGTATTAAACATGGTAGCAATGGCATACAAGAAGGAAGTTTCAGAGCTTTCCGAAACAACCTCCTTCAAGACAGACTTAAACGGAGCATCAGTACAGATGGTTGCTCTGGTTTCAGAAATCGAAAACGAGCTTGATGTTGCTCTTATGCTTGCAGATGTTAGTGCTTGCGAGACAATTTCAGATCTTATCGACCTTATCGAAGAGGAAATGTAA